The proteins below come from a single Parazoarcus communis genomic window:
- a CDS encoding M14 family zinc carboxypeptidase, translating into MSALEQVIETGASLLETRIIQTVETASGTPLPLYAIALGNPAPDVPAIGIFGGVHGLERIGTTVAIAYLQYLVTRLQWDVTLHQQLETMRFVFMPLINPGGMLLGTRANPNGVDLMRNAPLDSNERVPMLVGGQRISPRLPWYRGASNGNMETESRAVCDLVATDLLTRKFALAVDCHSGFGVSDRLWFPYAHTRTPFSHLAEIHALKDVFYRTHLHHPYIFEPQSSQYLTHGDLWDFLHLRALETPERIFLPLTLEMGSWRWIKKNPRQLLSRHGMFNPLIAHRQQRVLRRHLSLLDFLSRASCSYLKWLPQGEARSDHHARAMAHWYPSAPTA; encoded by the coding sequence TTGAGCGCACTTGAACAGGTCATCGAGACAGGTGCGAGCCTCCTCGAGACCCGGATCATACAGACCGTTGAGACCGCGTCCGGCACCCCGCTTCCGCTGTACGCCATCGCGCTCGGCAATCCCGCGCCCGACGTACCCGCCATCGGCATATTCGGCGGCGTGCATGGACTGGAGCGCATTGGCACCACGGTCGCAATCGCCTATCTGCAGTATCTGGTGACACGCCTGCAATGGGACGTCACCCTGCATCAGCAACTCGAGACCATGCGCTTCGTGTTCATGCCACTGATCAATCCAGGTGGCATGCTGCTCGGAACGCGCGCGAACCCCAATGGCGTAGACCTGATGCGCAACGCCCCGCTCGACTCGAACGAACGCGTGCCGATGCTGGTGGGCGGACAGCGGATCAGCCCACGCCTGCCGTGGTATCGCGGCGCGAGCAACGGCAACATGGAGACCGAGAGCCGGGCCGTATGCGATCTGGTTGCAACCGACCTGCTCACACGCAAGTTCGCCCTCGCGGTGGACTGCCACTCCGGCTTCGGCGTCAGCGACCGCCTCTGGTTTCCGTATGCACACACGCGCACCCCGTTCAGCCATCTGGCAGAGATTCACGCGCTCAAGGATGTCTTCTACCGCACGCATCTTCACCATCCCTACATCTTTGAGCCCCAGAGCAGCCAGTATCTGACCCATGGCGACCTGTGGGACTTCCTGCATCTGCGCGCCCTCGAAACGCCCGAGCGCATCTTCCTGCCGCTGACACTGGAAATGGGCTCATGGCGATGGATCAAGAAGAATCCCCGCCAGCTGCTGAGCCGCCACGGCATGTTCAACCCCTTGATCGCGCACCGGCAGCAGCGTGTGCTGCGGCGCCATCTGTCGCTGCTCGACTTCCTGTCGCGTGCGAGCTGCAGCTACCTCAAATGGCTGCCGCAGGGCGAGGCACGCTCCGATCACCATGCGCGGGCGATGGCGCACTGGTATCCCTCGGCCCCCACGGCCTGA
- a CDS encoding alpha/beta fold hydrolase, which yields MTTWIFLRGLTRESRHWGSFTDTFEHTVPDARVITLDLPGNGDLNQLASPVRVEEMAEHCHAALQALDVARPCKVLAMSLGAMVAVAWAGAHPQDIDSCVLINTSMRPFSPVHHRLRPRNYLPLLRLAVAGGKAREHERAILGLTSQLRADSDTVTAAWTRIHEAHPVTGANALRQLLAAARYRAPAQKPAAAMLLLASTRDTLVNAACSRALAAAWHCERRLHPSAGHDLPLDDGEWVAEQVRQWVERSPGHCTSAPAGDARR from the coding sequence ATGACGACCTGGATCTTTCTGCGCGGACTGACACGGGAAAGTCGCCACTGGGGCAGCTTCACCGACACCTTTGAGCACACGGTGCCGGACGCCCGGGTGATCACACTCGACCTGCCCGGTAACGGCGACCTGAACCAGCTCGCCAGCCCCGTGCGGGTCGAGGAGATGGCGGAACACTGTCACGCGGCGCTTCAAGCGCTGGACGTCGCGAGGCCGTGCAAGGTGCTGGCGATGTCGCTCGGAGCGATGGTAGCCGTCGCATGGGCCGGCGCCCATCCGCAAGACATCGACAGCTGCGTGCTCATCAATACCAGCATGCGCCCGTTCAGCCCCGTCCATCACCGCCTGCGTCCGCGCAACTATCTGCCCCTGCTGCGGCTGGCGGTCGCGGGCGGCAAGGCGCGCGAGCATGAACGTGCCATTCTCGGGCTCACCAGCCAGCTCCGCGCCGACAGCGACACGGTGACGGCGGCCTGGACCCGCATTCACGAAGCACATCCGGTTACCGGCGCCAATGCCCTGCGCCAGCTACTCGCTGCTGCACGCTATCGCGCGCCAGCGCAGAAGCCTGCCGCCGCCATGCTGCTGCTCGCCAGCACCCGCGACACCCTGGTCAACGCTGCGTGCTCTCGCGCACTCGCAGCCGCCTGGCATTGCGAACGGAGGCTCCACCCCAGCGCCGGACATGACCTGCCGCTGGACGACGGCGAGTGGGTGGCGGAGCAAGTGCGACAATGGGTCGAACGCAGCCCGGGCCACTGCACGAGCGCTCCGGCAGGCGACGCCCGCCGCTGA
- a CDS encoding TRAP transporter fused permease subunit, translating into MSDASNTDSGPDAARKRSLNTANMAMGLRHPQGPVATLLVAAGLTWSAFQLWVASPLPELLGVLVFNEARIRSLHLAFAVLLAFLAYPARRSADYGTVPVHDVVLAVLAALGAGYLALFYASVSAHTGDPTDFEVAAAAVGLGLLLEAARRVLGLPMVMMALALLGYIFLGQWMPDLIAHKGASFGRTMSHMWLTTEGVFGVALGVSAGLIFLFVLFGALLETAGAGSYFIRSAVALLGHMRGGPAKAAVVASAATGLISGSSITNVVTTGPLTIPLIKRVGYPGEKAAAIEVAASVNGQVMPPVMGAAAFLMVEYVGVPYVQVLKHALISAMVSYLGLLYIVHLEAVKADLRGLPRRHSPHWQRSLKNFALGFLGIALVLAVVSVIGAVVHAVLPNLSFMVMAGLLLVAYVVLLRMSLPHAGEALPADAPITSLPEFAPTLRSGMHFLLPVGALVWNLVIEQLSPTRAAFWATLFLAFIVLTQRPLMAWFRGDRKVTDAAWEGMQDLVDGLAAGARNMITVAIATATAGIIVGTVTLTGIGLVMTELVTALSGGNIIVMLALVAMICLVLGMGLPTTANYIVVSSLMAPVIVNIGAQNGLFVPLIAAHLFVFYFGLMADITPPVGLASYAAASIALANPMRTGIIAFRYSMRMALLPFMFVLNPKLLLIGVDGIGHTLITLASATLAGFAFISVNQGWLLIRSTTTERLLMLLVVFMLFHPGLFMDPLNTPYHQLNGTAAEAAILDAPDRTQMRVLLSGTTLEGDQVERGVLLPLGTPAATATRRLANSGIDATIVDDGFDIRRVDFGSQAGKLGIEAGFRIIAVEVPGDRIAREWMFVPALLLLAWVARRQRQRREAAPTTADAN; encoded by the coding sequence ATGAGCGATGCCAGCAATACGGATTCCGGTCCCGATGCCGCGCGCAAGCGCAGCCTGAATACCGCCAACATGGCGATGGGGCTGCGCCATCCGCAAGGGCCGGTCGCTACGCTGCTGGTCGCAGCCGGGCTGACATGGTCAGCGTTTCAGCTATGGGTCGCCTCTCCGCTGCCGGAACTGCTCGGCGTACTGGTGTTCAACGAGGCCCGTATCCGCTCGCTGCACCTCGCCTTTGCGGTGCTGCTTGCCTTTCTCGCCTACCCGGCACGGCGCAGTGCGGATTACGGCACGGTGCCGGTCCACGACGTCGTCCTTGCCGTGCTCGCTGCGCTGGGCGCGGGCTACCTCGCGCTGTTCTATGCGTCGGTGAGCGCGCATACGGGTGACCCCACGGATTTCGAAGTGGCGGCTGCTGCCGTCGGCCTGGGCCTGTTGCTCGAGGCCGCGCGGCGCGTGCTTGGCCTGCCGATGGTGATGATGGCCCTGGCCCTGCTCGGCTACATCTTCCTCGGCCAATGGATGCCCGACCTGATTGCGCACAAGGGCGCCTCCTTTGGCAGAACCATGAGTCACATGTGGCTGACCACCGAAGGGGTATTCGGCGTCGCGCTCGGGGTGTCGGCCGGGCTCATCTTTCTGTTCGTGCTCTTCGGCGCCCTGCTCGAAACCGCGGGGGCGGGCAGCTACTTCATCCGCAGTGCGGTGGCGCTGCTGGGACACATGCGCGGCGGCCCGGCCAAGGCAGCAGTCGTCGCTTCAGCCGCGACCGGCCTGATTTCGGGCTCGTCGATCACCAACGTGGTCACGACCGGCCCGCTCACCATTCCGCTGATCAAGCGCGTCGGCTATCCGGGGGAAAAAGCCGCTGCGATCGAGGTCGCAGCCTCGGTCAATGGTCAGGTGATGCCACCGGTCATGGGGGCAGCGGCCTTCCTGATGGTCGAATATGTCGGCGTGCCTTATGTGCAGGTGCTCAAGCACGCACTGATCTCGGCCATGGTGTCCTACCTCGGCCTGCTCTACATCGTGCACCTCGAAGCGGTGAAGGCGGATCTGCGTGGTCTGCCGCGCCGCCACTCGCCGCACTGGCAACGCTCGCTGAAGAACTTCGCGCTCGGCTTCCTCGGCATCGCGCTGGTGCTGGCGGTTGTTTCCGTCATCGGTGCCGTCGTCCACGCCGTGCTGCCGAATCTGTCGTTCATGGTCATGGCTGGCCTGCTGCTGGTGGCCTACGTGGTGCTGCTGCGCATGAGCCTGCCACACGCGGGCGAAGCGCTGCCGGCCGACGCCCCGATCACCAGCCTGCCGGAGTTCGCCCCGACCCTGCGTTCAGGCATGCACTTCCTGCTGCCGGTCGGCGCACTGGTCTGGAATCTGGTCATCGAGCAGCTTTCACCCACCCGCGCCGCCTTCTGGGCGACGCTTTTCCTGGCGTTCATCGTGCTGACGCAACGTCCGCTGATGGCCTGGTTCCGCGGTGACCGCAAGGTCACCGATGCCGCCTGGGAAGGCATGCAGGACCTGGTCGACGGCCTGGCCGCCGGTGCCCGCAACATGATCACGGTGGCGATCGCAACGGCGACGGCCGGCATCATCGTCGGCACCGTGACCCTCACCGGCATCGGTCTGGTCATGACCGAACTCGTCACCGCGCTGTCGGGGGGCAACATCATCGTCATGCTCGCCCTCGTGGCAATGATCTGTCTGGTGCTCGGCATGGGGCTGCCGACGACAGCGAACTACATCGTGGTGTCTTCGCTGATGGCACCGGTCATCGTCAACATCGGCGCCCAGAACGGACTCTTCGTTCCCCTCATCGCCGCCCACCTGTTCGTCTTCTACTTCGGGCTGATGGCCGACATCACGCCACCGGTGGGGCTGGCCTCCTATGCCGCTGCCAGCATTGCGCTGGCAAACCCCATGCGTACCGGCATCATCGCCTTCCGCTACTCGATGCGCATGGCGCTGCTGCCCTTCATGTTCGTGCTTAACCCCAAGCTGCTGCTGATCGGTGTCGACGGGATCGGCCACACCCTGATCACCCTCGCCAGCGCGACGCTGGCCGGCTTCGCCTTCATCTCGGTCAATCAGGGCTGGCTGCTGATTCGCAGCACCACCACCGAACGCCTGCTGATGCTGCTTGTAGTCTTCATGCTCTTCCACCCCGGCCTGTTCATGGACCCGCTGAACACGCCCTACCACCAGCTCAACGGCACTGCGGCAGAAGCGGCCATCCTCGACGCGCCGGACCGCACCCAGATGCGCGTGCTGCTGAGCGGCACGACGCTCGAGGGCGACCAGGTCGAACGCGGCGTTCTGCTGCCGCTTGGCACCCCTGCAGCCACGGCCACCAGGCGCCTCGCCAACAGTGGCATCGACGCCACAATCGTCGATGACGGCTTCGACATCCGTCGCGTGGACTTCGGCAGTCAGGCGGGCAAGCTTGGCATCGAAGCCGGCTTTCGCATCATTGCGGTGGAAGTGCCCGGAGACCGCATCGCACGGGAGTGGATGTTCGTACCTGCACTGCTCCTGCTCGCATGGGTCGCGCGTCGCCAGCGCCAGCGACGCGAGGCTGCACCCACCACAGCGGACGCCAATTGA
- a CDS encoding HD domain-containing phosphohydrolase, translating into MDMKALDVLKSVTLLYVEDDKETREELAMILEPWVGELHVACDGEEGLRLFEEKSPDIVVTDIQMPRVSGLAMSSEIRRLVPEQPIIVVSAYNDVEYLFRAIELGIDQYITKPLNVDRLLDKLVHITTANLAMKERRLNLVLLEQYKHLVDESAIVCKLDLTGKITYVNAKMCEISGFSADELIGREMSVLQHDSELPQRAHATFVDARSGRKWAGIVKNRRNNGEMYVVERSLVPIVNDHGMVTEIVALDVDVTPFYETYKNLVDVLSRTHLTLEEQRHFVGEYKRALELGTCVCVTDQAHRIVSINRQFETLLGLPSADLEGEPVSRIMPDLKDERCLDEVQQANQEHFTSRVVTIVGHEGKAMQFSVGFVGVHDLSGAVKSIIMICQDITESMRLSRDIVDTQRELLYMLGEVVESRSQETGEHIRRVAQVSKFLALKAGLDPDIAEMIETTAPMHDVGKVGIRDAILQKPGKLTEDEYEEMKAHASIGFSILGKVDRPLIGVAANIAHQHHERHDGMGYPRGLKGDEISMEARIVGIADVLDALLSSRIYKPAWDEQRAYDYFREQRGKQFSPELTDLLLTHWDAIMALRNGNN; encoded by the coding sequence ATGGACATGAAGGCGCTGGATGTTCTTAAGTCGGTAACACTCCTCTACGTGGAGGATGACAAGGAGACACGCGAAGAGCTGGCGATGATTCTCGAGCCCTGGGTGGGCGAGCTGCATGTCGCCTGTGACGGTGAGGAAGGCTTGAGACTGTTCGAGGAGAAAAGCCCGGACATCGTCGTCACCGACATCCAGATGCCGCGCGTCAGCGGACTCGCCATGAGCAGCGAGATACGGCGCCTTGTGCCGGAACAGCCCATCATCGTCGTCAGTGCCTACAACGATGTCGAATACCTGTTCCGCGCAATCGAACTGGGTATCGACCAGTACATTACCAAGCCGCTCAACGTAGATCGCCTGCTCGACAAACTGGTGCACATCACCACCGCCAATCTGGCGATGAAGGAGCGCCGGCTCAACCTCGTACTGCTCGAGCAGTACAAGCATCTGGTCGATGAAAGCGCGATCGTGTGCAAGCTCGACCTCACCGGAAAGATCACCTACGTCAACGCCAAGATGTGCGAGATCAGCGGCTTTTCCGCAGATGAGCTGATCGGGCGCGAAATGAGCGTGCTCCAGCACGACAGTGAACTGCCGCAGCGGGCTCACGCCACCTTCGTGGATGCCCGTTCGGGCCGGAAGTGGGCCGGGATCGTAAAGAACAGGCGCAACAATGGCGAGATGTATGTCGTCGAAAGAAGCCTGGTACCCATCGTGAACGACCATGGCATGGTGACCGAGATCGTTGCGCTCGATGTCGACGTAACGCCGTTCTACGAGACCTACAAGAATCTTGTCGATGTCCTGAGCCGCACCCACCTCACGCTGGAAGAGCAGCGTCACTTCGTTGGCGAATACAAACGCGCGCTTGAGCTTGGCACCTGTGTCTGCGTCACCGACCAGGCTCACCGCATCGTCAGCATCAACCGCCAGTTCGAAACCCTGCTCGGCCTGCCCAGTGCAGACCTCGAAGGCGAGCCGGTGAGCCGGATCATGCCCGACCTCAAGGACGAACGCTGTCTGGACGAGGTTCAGCAAGCCAACCAGGAGCACTTCACCAGCCGCGTCGTCACCATCGTCGGACACGAAGGCAAGGCGATGCAGTTCAGCGTCGGCTTCGTCGGCGTGCACGATCTCTCGGGCGCAGTGAAATCGATCATCATGATCTGCCAGGACATCACCGAATCGATGCGACTGAGCCGCGACATCGTGGACACCCAGCGCGAGCTGCTCTACATGCTGGGCGAAGTGGTCGAAAGCAGGAGTCAGGAAACTGGCGAGCACATCCGGCGCGTTGCCCAGGTTTCGAAGTTCCTCGCACTCAAGGCGGGCCTCGACCCCGACATCGCCGAGATGATCGAAACCACTGCACCGATGCACGATGTGGGCAAGGTCGGCATCCGCGACGCCATTCTGCAGAAGCCCGGCAAGCTCACCGAGGACGAATACGAGGAGATGAAAGCCCATGCCAGCATCGGCTTCAGCATCCTCGGCAAGGTCGACCGCCCGCTGATCGGCGTGGCCGCGAACATCGCCCACCAGCATCACGAGCGTCACGACGGCATGGGTTACCCACGCGGGCTCAAGGGCGACGAGATCAGCATGGAAGCGCGCATCGTCGGCATCGCTGACGTACTCGACGCCCTGCTGAGTTCGCGCATCTACAAACCGGCCTGGGACGAACAGCGCGCATATGATTACTTCCGCGAGCAACGCGGCAAGCAGTTCTCGCCCGAACTGACCGATCTGCTGCTAACGCACTGGGACGCGATCATGGCCCTGCGCAACGGCAACAACTGA
- a CDS encoding TolC family protein: MKPFALLAAVLVSMSASAADPLDQLTLERAIEIARENHRSLRASQAALDMAEAQYQQAMAAFGPKLGFEAGIQRADQDRTFSFSGTVQTPDLSISTPFGPVPVQGQPLPMNLDVKLFDRDVSKAALNFTYPLYTGGKEEALQGMARKGAEIAREEKRRTELEVVRDVRKYYNGVHFTQHMEALASDTLARFEALEDLTDRLYQNASLRVKRTDYLRTKTTTAVTRSMLHEARYASRLSKEALVNAMGLPLNTPLTLAAETPLPPFDARLEDLIADAMQFNPDKQRLELAVQAASFKIDEARSGYLPTIGLEASTYKVWNDYQRGLFNDDNRDGWTIGIGIKWDLFDSGLTRAEVNAAQAGKLKLEAQRVLLDNGLALQIKDDFLRIQRSRVQVDDNLKAQAYAEENRKLHVRAYQEEMVETKDVIEAQIVESFTQASLYRAGHELRTALADLDYKLGRALQRDSP; the protein is encoded by the coding sequence TTGAAGCCATTCGCCCTACTCGCTGCCGTGCTCGTCAGCATGTCTGCAAGCGCAGCCGACCCACTCGATCAGCTTACGCTTGAGCGGGCAATCGAGATCGCACGCGAGAACCACCGTTCGCTGCGAGCCTCGCAGGCGGCGCTGGACATGGCAGAAGCACAGTACCAGCAGGCCATGGCGGCCTTCGGGCCGAAGCTCGGCTTCGAGGCCGGCATCCAGCGGGCAGACCAAGATCGCACTTTCTCCTTCAGTGGCACGGTACAGACTCCAGACCTGTCCATCTCCACTCCGTTTGGGCCGGTTCCTGTGCAGGGCCAACCACTGCCAATGAACCTTGACGTCAAGCTCTTCGACCGCGACGTCTCCAAGGCTGCCCTGAACTTCACCTATCCGCTCTACACCGGCGGCAAGGAAGAGGCCCTGCAGGGCATGGCGCGCAAGGGTGCAGAGATTGCCCGCGAGGAGAAGCGCAGAACCGAGCTGGAGGTCGTGCGCGACGTACGCAAGTATTACAACGGCGTCCACTTCACCCAGCACATGGAAGCGCTCGCCAGCGACACGCTCGCGCGCTTTGAGGCACTGGAGGACCTCACCGACCGGCTGTACCAGAATGCCTCCTTGCGCGTGAAGCGCACCGACTATCTGCGCACCAAGACGACCACCGCGGTGACGCGCTCCATGCTGCACGAGGCGCGCTACGCCAGCCGCCTGAGCAAGGAGGCCCTGGTCAATGCGATGGGCCTCCCGCTGAACACCCCGCTCACCCTGGCAGCAGAGACCCCGCTACCGCCCTTCGATGCCCGGCTGGAGGATCTGATCGCCGATGCGATGCAGTTCAACCCGGACAAACAGCGCCTTGAACTGGCCGTGCAGGCTGCCTCCTTCAAGATCGACGAAGCCAGAAGCGGTTACCTGCCCACGATCGGGCTGGAGGCCAGTACGTACAAGGTGTGGAATGACTACCAGCGTGGCCTTTTCAACGACGACAACCGCGACGGATGGACCATCGGCATCGGCATCAAATGGGATCTGTTCGACAGCGGTCTGACCCGTGCAGAGGTCAACGCAGCCCAGGCGGGCAAGCTCAAGCTCGAAGCACAACGGGTGCTGCTCGACAACGGCCTGGCGCTGCAGATCAAGGACGATTTCCTGCGCATCCAGCGCTCCCGCGTTCAGGTGGACGACAACCTCAAGGCACAGGCCTATGCGGAAGAGAACCGCAAACTGCATGTGCGCGCCTATCAGGAGGAAATGGTCGAAACCAAGGACGTGATCGAAGCCCAGATCGTCGAGAGCTTCACCCAGGCCAGTCTGTACCGTGCCGGCCACGAACTGCGCACAGCATT